Proteins co-encoded in one Lasioglossum baleicum chromosome 14, iyLasBale1, whole genome shotgun sequence genomic window:
- the Rap1 gene encoding RAS oncogene family member Rap1: protein MREYKIVVLGSGGVGKSALTVQFVQGIFVEKYDPTIEDSYRKQVEVDGQQCMLEILDTAGTEQFTAMRDLYMKNGQGFILVYSITAQSTFNDLQDLREQILRVKDTDDVPMVLVGNKCDLEEERVVGKEQGVNLARQFNCAFMETSAKAKINVIDIFYDLVRQINKKSPEKKMKQKKKSLCLLL from the exons ATGCGTGAATATAAAATAGTGGTGTTGGGCAGTGGAGGTGTAGGCAAGTCCGCACTCACTGTCCAGTTCGTTCAAGGAATCTTCGTCGAGAAGTACGACCCGACGATCGAGGACAGTTACCGGAAACAGGTCGAGGTCGACGGTCAACAATGTATGTTAGAAATCCTAGACACAGCCGGAACG GAACAATTCACAGCCATGAGGGACCTTTACATGAAGAACGGGCAGGGCTTCATCTTAGTGTACTCGATAACGGCGCAGTCAACGTTCAACGACCTGCAGGACCTCAGGGAACAGATCCTGCGAGTGAAGGACACAGATGACGTACCGATGGTGTTGGTGGGCAACAAGTGCGACTTAGAGGAGGAGAGGGTAGTGGGCAAAGAGCAGGGCGTCAACCTTGCCCGACAATTTAACTGTGCGTTCATGGAGACCTCTGCCAAAGCCAAAATTAATGTTATCGAT ATCTTCTACGACCTGGTTCGGCAAATCAACAAAAAGTCGCCAGAGAAGAAGATGAAGCAGAAAAAGAAATCGCTGTGCCTACTCCTGTAA
- the LOC143215695 gene encoding carboxylesterase 1C, producing the protein MKCPAWLVLALFSQLFAGIPVTRSQKTHDKQKQSQPRHGHLEVRIPDQGTVLGKEIPQKRPPAVIQYLGIPYAQPPTGKLRFSAPVTDPLPSWSGVRNATQFAPSCQQVTNRRKLHEKLYQKLLPTDQPDPGVSEDCLYLNIFMHDGFEGEVDRPVMVWFHGGDFNTGTPAIWDASYLVNKQKVIVVTVAYRLNILGYFTTTDGEAPGNYGMLDQVAALDWVQKKIHKFGGSASSVVIFGHSSGAISVGLHLISPMSKGKFSKAIAMSGDAVTSVGSPRAELPVVDIIAEKFGCYRRPTSSLMECLRRVNVNILVRESSDIETWGPIVDAETNNATEPFLPMHPRDAVDSGQLNSVPFLTGYTNNEQALAYKESLGKGNSDGRMSLNRFEMLITDEFLSAVSSLEDNSTCETRPEMVADAVLFFYKPHPPSKDQDVLRDRYLDLQTEKNFAAGLTLLAGRISNEKSAFVYRFDYRPETKFATSELPKWAGVPHMFELPFVWGLPGLRGNTIQWNYADTHMAEVMTQLLANFAKSGIPSAQNVKWEPYTEEKPGILIIGKTSNMSDGSDVDYRALAFWNEYYPRLLEEAMNNCCNVTSAATEPRAATPKIAIGGIAIAALSYLVW; encoded by the exons ATGAAGTGTCCGGCGTGGCTCGTTCTTGCTCTGTTCTCGCAGTTGTTCGCCGGGATACCGGTGACGCGATCGCAGAAGACCCACGACAAACAGAAACAGTCGCAGCCGCGGCACGGGCATCTCGAAGTCAGGATCCCGGATCAAGGAACCGTCCTCGGCAAGGAG ATACCGCAGAAAAGGCCGCCGGCGGTAATACAGTACCTGGGGATACCATACGCGCAACCGCCAACCGGTAAATTACGCTTCTCCGCTCCGGTGACAGACCCGCTGCCATCCTGGAGCGGTGTCAGAAATGCGACGCAATTCGCACCCTCCTGCCAGCAGGTGACCAACAGGCGGAAACTGCATGAGAAACTGTACCAGAAGCTGCTACCGACCGATCAACCCGATCCAGGAGTCAGCGAGGATTGCCTCTACCTGAACATCTTCATGCATGACG GATTCGAAGGGGAGGTTGATCGGCCAGTTATGGTGTGGTTCCACGGGGGTGACTTCAACACCGGCACCCCTGCCATCTGGGACGCGAGCTATCTCGTCAACAAACAAAAG GTGATAGTGGTCACGGTGGCCTATCGTCTGAACATCCTGGGCTACTTCACGACGACGGACGGGGAGGCGCCTGGGAACTACGGCATGTTGGACCAGGTCGCGGCGCTGGACTGGGTGCAGAAGAAGATCCACAAGTTCGGTGGTTCGGCGTCGAGCGTGGTGATATTCGGGCATAGTTCAGGGGCGATCAGCGTGGGCCTGCACCTAATCAGTCCGATGAGCAAGGGCAAGTTCTCGAAGGCGATCGCGATGAGCGGAGACGCGGTGACCTCTGTGGGTTCTCCTCGCGCGGAGTTGCCGGTGGTCGACATCATCGCGGAGAAGTTCGGATGTTATCGACGTCCGACCTCGTCTTTGATGGAGTGTCTTCGTCGTGTGAACGTGAACATCCTGGTGCGCGAGTCCTCGGACATCGAGACGTGGGGTCCGATcgtggacgcggagacgaacaaCGCGACGGAGCCATTTCTGCCGATGCATCCTCGAGACGCCGTGGATAGCGGTCAGCTGAACAGCGTGCCTTTTCTAACGGGTTACACGAACAACGAGCAGGCGCTCGCTTACAAGGAGTCGCTGGGCAAGGGCAACTCCGACGGCAGGATGTCCTTGAACCGGTTCGAGATGTTGATCACCGACGAGTTCCTGTCGGCGGTCTCGAGCCTAGAGGACAACTCCACCTGCGAGACCAGACCCGAGATGGTCGCCGACGCGGTCCTGTTCTTTTACAAGCCTCATCCACCCAGCAAGGACCAGGATGTCCTTCGGGACAGGTACCTGGACCTGCAAACTGAGAAGAACTTCGCTGCTGGCCTGACTCTCCTGGCCGGCCGGATCTCCAACGAGAAGTCCGCGTTCGTCTACAGGTTCGACTACAGACCCGAGACCAAGTTCGCCACCAGCGAGCTCCCCAAGTGGGCCGGTGTACCGCACATGTTCGAGCTGCCGTTCGTTTGGGGCCTGCCAGGCTTACGCGGCAACACCATCCAATGGAACTACGCGGACACACATATGGCCGAGGTGATGACTCAGCTGCTCGCCAACTTCGCCAAGTCCGGGATCCCTTCCGCCCAAAATGTCAAGTGGGAGCCGTACACCGAGGAGAAGCCTGGGATACTGATCATCGGCAAGACCAGCAACATGAGCGACGGGAGCGACGTAGACTACAGGGCTCTCGCATTCTGGAACGAGTACTACCCCAGGCTCCTCGAGGAGGCCATGAACAACTGCTGCAATGTCACCAGTGCCGCCACCGAGCCGCGGGCTGCTACCCCGAAGATCGCTATCGGTGGTATAGCGATCGCAGCGTTGAGCTACCTCGTTTGGTAG